In a genomic window of Halictus rubicundus isolate RS-2024b unplaced genomic scaffold, iyHalRubi1_principal scaffold1275, whole genome shotgun sequence:
- the LOC143365069 gene encoding putative G-protein coupled receptor B0563.6 produces MDAVKPPLTPPYEGPFEVIARPSEKVFTIKINGQSINIYKVALEVIFKVVPTILLANFNLRIMIAYKRSCQRRRRTTLSRTASNDRDARIFAEERRLMLLLGSTSILFLLCVSPMVILNVTLRESILSHYPYQAFRAFANMMEVINYSMTFYIYCLFSEDFRNTLLRALQWPWGHNRRNGRRLPMERSPQPRPTIRTTNSSTTITVAATSHLDRANV; encoded by the exons ATGG ATGCAGTCAAACCACCTTTAACACCACCGTACGAGGGTCCATTCGAGGTAATTGCAAGACCATCAGAGAAGgttttcacaattaaaattaatggacaGTCGATCAAT ATATACAAGGTGGCGCTGGAGGTGATCTTCAAAGTGGTCCCGACGATCCTGCTGGCGAACTTCAACCTTCGCATAATGATAGCCTACAAACGATCCTGCCAACGTCGCAGGAGGACGACGCTCTCGAGAACCGCCAGCAACGACAGAGACGCGAGAATATTCGCGGAGGAACGAAGGTTGATGCTTCTGTTGGGCAGCACCAGCATCCTGTTCCTCCTCTGCGTCAGCCCGATGGTCATTCTGAACGTGACGTTGCGGGAGAGCATTCTCAGCCACTATCCTTACCAG GCGTTCCGGGCGTTTGCGAACATGATGGAGGTGATCAATTACTCGATGACGTTCTACATCTACTGTCTGTTCTCGGAGGACTTCCGGAACACCTTGCTCCGAGCGTTGCAGTGGCCCTGGGGACACAACCGCCGGAACGGACGGCGTCTACCGATGGAACGTTCTCCCCAGCCGAGGCCCACGATCAGAACCACAAACTCGTCGACGACCATCACCGTTGCCGCTACCAGCCATCTCGACAGAGCCAACGTTTAG